GACCTAGAGTGAGGCTGCGCATTCTTAAGCAGCTTtaatggagatgatgatgatgaagacgaagattGGATTGAAGCAGTGCCATCTCAGTTTGGGCTTTTGGATTGGCGCGGCTTTGTTCTTGCCAAGTATCGTATTTTCGGATGGGCTTCTGGCGATCTAGAGCGCCACGTGTCTATCTGTTCTTAGGATCacgaaattaaaattagttttcttccagaaaaaactacaaatcaaaaattcaagaaaattgaatttatatCGCATATTCGCATCAAATTTTTTTGCAACCAATTAattcagacaaaaaaacaaaatttttttagaaaataacattttaaggAACTTGATTTGTTTAGGGCTTAACTTGAAAATTAAGTTTTTGgcttcaaaaaacaaaaacaaatattataattgaACGATGCTTTAAACGACAGCGTTTAGTGTTTGTTAAGCTGTAATGGTAAGTCAAAATAACTCGAACGTGTCTGACTCTTTACTTTACCGGTAAGCGGCGACACTGATCACCGGAGTTTTTCAATCGCGGTCTTTCTTCTACTTAAATCCGATCACTACCATTGTACATCGTATATCTGGTTTAGGTCATGTCCAAATCTCGGGCAGTTGTGGAGCTCACCGCTCGTTTCGATCTCGGCGGCGACGATAAGATCCGAGCTTTATCTCTCTCACCTATCTCCGATTCTCAAACCCTAGTATACCTCGGAACCTACTCCGGATCTCTGATTCTCCTATCTCTCGACACTTTAACTAATACCGTCTCGCGTCTCGCAAGTGTATCGCTGAGCCCTTCTCCTGTTGAGTCTATCTTTGTACTCGGCGAGGAAAGAGGGAGAGTTCTAGCTCTCTGCAATGGTTACTTGTTCTTATTGGATTCGCTTCTTTCTCAACCAGCTAAGAGATTGGGTGGTTTATTGAAAGGGATCAATGTGATTGCTAAGAGAGTAAGAGGACGTGATTCGTCGAGTACTGACTTGTTGCCTTCTGAGATTTCAACGGATTCTAGCTCGAGTAAGAAGTTTCTTCAGTTGCTTGGTGCTGGGAATCTTGTGAGTGATGTTAGAGGTAATGATTCTAGACATGAGAGAGTCCAACAAGGTCACTATGTTTTCGCTGTTGCTATTGGTGAGAGAATGTTGCTGATTGAACTTCAATGTGCTGAAAAAGAAGGATTAAGTGGTtcctttgttgttttgaaagaGATTCTGGGAATTGGTGGGATCAAAACTTTGGTTTGGCTTGATGATTATGTTATTGCGGGAACTGTTAAAGGTTATAGTTTGATCTCGTGTGTCACTGGTCTAAGTGGGGTTATTTTCACATTGCCTGATGTTTCTGGACCGCCGCTGCTTAAATTGCTCTGTAAAGAGTGGaaagtgttgttgttggtggaCAATGTTGGAGTTGTTGTGGACACAAATGGTCAGCCTATTGGAGGGAGCCTTGTGTTTCGGAGGAGGCCTGATTCTGTTGGAGAATTGTCTTTCTACTTGGTGACTGTTGGAGATGGAAAAATGGAAATACATCAGAAGAAGTCTGGTGCTTGTGTTCAATCAGTTAGTTTTGGTCCTCAAGGATGTGGGCCTTCACTTTTGGCCGCAGATGAGGCAGGAGACGGAAACCTTTTGGTTGTCACTACCTTGTCAAAGGTGTTTATCCTGATAATGGCtatcttcatttctttggAGTATATCTTGTTAATAAAATAGTCAAGAATTTTTTGTTGACTCTTTCATTGTGATGTTTCAGCTTATTTTTTATCGGAGAGTGCCTTATGAAGAACAGATTAAAGACCTCTTGAGGAAAAAGAGATATAGAGAAACCATCTCCTTGGTGGAGGAACTTGACTCACAGGGGGAAATTTCGAAAGACATGCTTTCGTTTCTTCATGCTCAAATAGGGTATCTACTGCTTTTTGATTTGCGCTTTGAGGAAGCTGTGAATCAATTTTTGAAGTCAGAAAAAATGGAACCTTCTGaagtttttccttttatcaTGCGGGATCCTAATCGCTGGTCTTTGGtggtataattttttttcctgtcaGCtggtttttaattatatactctaatttgtttctaaaaattGACTGATTATCAACCACAGTTCATTATTTTCCTTACTCAAGGCATTGCCTGACTTGTAGCGAACCCGAACTTTATGATGTCTTAAGCCTTGTCCAGCTGCACTCTGCTTAACTAAAATTTTTGCTTGGTTTCAGGTTCCAAGAAACAGATACTGGGGACTGCATCCTCCCCCAGCTCCTTTCGAAGATGTTGTAGATAATGGGCTGATGGCCATCCAGAGAGCCAATTTTCTTAGAAAAGCAGGAATGGACACTCCGGTTGACGAAGAGTTTTTCTCAGATCCCCCTAGTAGAGCTGATTTACTGGATTCAgcaattaaaaacataaccagGTGATACAATTACACtttttatgtatattgttTTCCTCTACAGCTTTTGTAGATATCCCTGTTCTCTGTGGTCTGAGTTGGCATATAATGAGATAACGTTACATGTTACGACAGGTACCTCGAGATATCACGTGAGAAGGGCTTAACTCTCCCAGTGAGGGAGGGAATAGACACGCTTCTAATGCTTCTTTACAGAGCATTAAACCGTGTTGAAGATATGGAGAATCTTGCATCTTCCGGTAATAACTGTGTTGTGGTATGTGTTTTTAGTTAATATAATTTACGCATTCATAATTTCATAACATCAAATCGATAGGTGGCACCACAAACTAATAACTGAAAGATGTTAGAAACCTGTAATTCGGACTAGTAAATCTATTCTTTGACAGAACTATTTAAGCAAGATAGCTAGAGATTGgttaaaaaggagaagaaaacaaattttcagtCTAGGTGCGTTTTTGTATGCATGTACTTTGTACCAAAGTACCAGTTTTGCAGTTATTTAGCTGAGTCTCAGTGTAGTAAAGCACTGTATTTGAAAGCAGTATATCAATGACATTCATTTAGGATGCTGACTTTCCCCCGAACAAAGTCCCTAAAGTTACATCGTAGCACTGTTAACTGGAAAATATTAGCTGTAGTACTTTAGGATTCATCTGGATGTACGACGTGGAAATTACGTTTTTTTGGATCCTTAGAAATTTAATacatagaaaaacaaagagcTTGTTGTCAGATGGTTGCCTGAGGGAGGACTTTACAACTTGTGTGGACGATGCAGGAGGAGTTGGAGACTCTTCTAACTGAATCTGGACACTTACGGACACTTGCATTCCTCTATGCAACTAAGGGGATGGGTGCGAAGGCTCTTGCTATTTGGCGTCTCTTTACGAAGAATTATTCATCTGGTCTATGGCAAGACTCAGATGACTTGGTACCCTATTTACACGATAACGAGCTCATTAGGTTATCTGGTAAAGAGGCTGCTGCCGCAGAAGCAGCCAGAATTCTTGAGGAACCCTGTGATCCAGAACTGGCATTGCAGCATCTTAGTTGGGTatgacatatatatgatataactCCCAAGTTGTTGTAACTTTGTACAATAAAGATTTGCATCTTGTGAGTTTAATTGATGATTTTGGATGTATCATTTTTAGATTGCAGATGTAAACCCATTGTTTGCTATCCAAGTCTTGACGTCAGATAAAAGGACAGAAGAGCTTTCGCCAGGTGGGAATCAGGGTTAACAGGGCATTTGAGTTTGATTGTGAGTCAGATGTTGATCTCTATTCGTTCTGTTTAGAAACATTTTGCCAACTGCTTCGTAGGTTTTGAATTGTGATTTATTCTGGACTCGTATTGATGAAATATGGCTTAGCTGAAGTCTGAGGTGACTAATTTAATGCAAGAAGTCTAAGGCTGCTTTAGGTTTAGGAAACATAATCTTATCCGTGCATATATTCTCATGTCTCTAGTGTGCTGTTCATCAATATAGTTAAGATTAAGATTAATATAGGCATCTGTTCCAGAATTGCtgtaaaaaaacttacatagttcaattttttttcttcgccTTTGGGTTATTGAATGGCATATGATATTATGTGTATAATGGTCGATTAAATACTTAAAGTCTTGATTGATGTAAGGGTCTGTGTTTCTTAATCTTATTGCAGAGCAAGTGATCCAAGCTATTGATCCCAAAAAGGTTGAAATCATACAGAGGTATAGTTACTAACcgtataaataaatttcacCCAGTTGAATTTTAGTAAAACCTTACTAGTAAGAGGAAAGTCCACCAGAGTTTGTTGTAGCGAAGTTGGgaaaattctaaaacttt
This sequence is a window from Arabidopsis thaliana chromosome 1 sequence. Protein-coding genes within it:
- a CDS encoding Vacuolar sorting protein 39 (Vacuolar sorting protein 39; FUNCTIONS IN: small GTPase regulator activity; INVOLVED IN: biological_process unknown; LOCATED IN: cellular_component unknown; EXPRESSED IN: 22 plant structures; EXPRESSED DURING: 13 growth stages; CONTAINS InterPro DOMAIN/s: Citron-like (InterPro:IPR001180), Vacuolar sorting protein 39/Transforming growth factor beta receptor-associated domain 1 (InterPro:IPR019452), Vacuolar sorting protein 39/Transforming growth factor beta receptor-associated domain 2 (InterPro:IPR019453); Has 401 Blast hits to 372 proteins in 133 species: Archae - 0; Bacteria - 2; Metazoa - 168; Fungi - 105; Plants - 74; Viruses - 0; Other Eukaryotes - 52 (source: NCBI BLink).) gives rise to the protein MSKSRAVVELTARFDLGGDDKIRALSLSPISDSQTLVYLGTYSGSLILLSLDTLTNTVSRLASVSLSPSPVESIFVLGEERGRVLALCNGYLFLLDSLLSQPAKRLGGLLKGINVIAKRVRGRDSSSTDLLPSEISTDSSSSKKFLQLLGAGNLVSDVRGNDSRHERVQQGHYVFAVAIGERMLLIELQCAEKEGLSGSFVVLKEILGIGGIKTLVWLDDYVIAGTVKGYSLISCVTGLSGVIFTLPDVSGPPLLKLLCKEWKVLLLVDNVGVVVDTNGQPIGGSLVFRRRPDSVGELSFYLVTVGDGKMEIHQKKSGACVQSVSFGPQGCGPSLLAADEAGDGNLLVVTTLSKLIFYRRVPYEEQIKDLLRKKRYRETISLVEELDSQGEISKDMLSFLHAQIGYLLLFDLRFEEAVNQFLKSEKMEPSEVFPFIMRDPNRWSLVVPRNRYWGLHPPPAPFEDVVDNGLMAIQRANFLRKAGMDTPVDEEFFSDPPSRADLLDSAIKNITRYLEISREKGLTLPVREGIDTLLMLLYRALNRVEDMENLASSGNNCVVEELETLLTESGHLRTLAFLYATKGMGAKALAIWRLFTKNYSSGLWQDSDDLVPYLHDNELIRLSGKEAAAAEAARILEEPCDPELALQHLSWIADVNPLFAIQVLTSDKRTEELSPEQVIQAIDPKKVEIIQRYFQWLIEERDYTDPQLHTSYALSLARSALECVEVQNGIQEADVPNGSEAHDSNVGSISLFEVDVRERLQAFLQSSDLYDPEEILELVEGSELWLEKAILYRRIGKETLVLQILALKLEDCAAAEQYCVEIGRPDAFMQLLDMYLDPQNGKEPMFKAAVRLLHNHGESLDPLQVLDKLSPDMPLKLASDTILRMLRARVHHHRQGQIVHNISRALDVDSRLARLEERSRHMQINDESLCDSCYARLGTKLFAMYPDDTIVCYKCYRRLGESKSVTGRDFKRDVLIKPGWLVNR